TGTGGAGGAAATCCTACTGACGTTCAGCTGCTGGGTAAAAAGGACATCAGAGTTTGCTAAAAATGAGTTATTAACACTATGTAAGAACTTTTTCCTTTATAAATCTGgtttaaatgtatgaaaaagtACACACTGAGgatctttttttgtgcttcCCACAGGTTTGAGCCACTGCCAGGGCTTGTGGATGTTTCTAGACCACAGGGCTTTCACCAGGGTGCACATGCTGCTCCAGAGACTGAGGAACTTGCTTACCCTGGCCCAGTGGGCAAAAAGGCATCTCAGTTCAGCCCACCTCTGGCATGGTACACATTTCAAAACGCATACAGCTGGAACAGCTTGATGGTTTTGTTGATATCTGCAACTGCAATTGTGATCCTGACCGTCTGACATGTCTACTAGAATTTACTAGAAttagtattcatttatttttatttaggtTTAGGCATCCCATGTGTGGTCTGCAGGGATACATTCTGCTCTTCAGACGTCAGACGTGGCTGCTGGAACCGAGAGCACAGGGCCCTAAAGCAACACATCTTGCTGGGACGGCTGGTTCTGTGGTGGGGCATCATGGGACTTTTACCCAAGAAACCTGGTACAGATATGATCACACAAATTATATTAAGGTGATGAACTGTTAAAACgcttttaaaggtatttttctGTTCTCTGTTGTTGCTGTCAGAGGCTCACGAGGTGAAGCGCATCTCTCAGATGTGGAAGGAAATGGATCACAGCCATCGGAACGCTTGTCTCAAGACCCCTAGGTAACTCGAATGATTTGACTTGATAGAGGAATTCCAAAACCAACGGGCTTATAAGTTTTTTCTGTCtgcttttctattttattatgtttgatCAGATGGGAGAAAGGAGAAATGGAAAGATGTAGGTCTTTGATACAGGGTATGGTGACTCAGCTGAACAGACAACATGGGTGCATTTGGACTTCTGAAGACTGCACAGACCATTGCTATCCTCCTCCTAATCTACAGGCCTTGCTGATGCTTGTGCTGGTGCCTCATATCGACAACATGTCAGTCCAAGCACTCGTATCCATCAAAATACAGCATCAACAAattctttgtcctttttttcttctattgtgCTCTGTTCTGCTTTATTGATAAATACTGTGTATTTTATTCCGGATATTAGTTCTTAACTTTAATGTATCATAGTTCATGTACTTTGTTCTGGATTTGGCAAACTCCCTGCAGTGCAAGGACGACCTCCTTAAAGCTTTCTGCCACGCTTTCACTATTCCTTCCAGCTTTTCCCAACAAATCAGGGCCTTCTGGATGCTTGATCATGGACACATCAAGGTGCATAACCAAGaagcaaaatataaataaatttacaTTGGGGGTGTGGCTAATTCCATTTAAGTCGTTAAAATAAGCATGTGCATGCTGACTGTAATGTGAGTGCAATTCAGGGGCCAATTAACCATCCTGTTGATTACATTAGTCTGTTTCAGCAGCCATAGTGGACTGCAGGTGACACTAATGGGCCACTGGAGTAGTGCTTATGATTAATGTAATGACAGAAAGATTCTTTTATGGATGATAAGAAGTGTGCCAGTTTATTTCTTAATCAGAACAAGTAGGGGAGGTAAAATTGACATATTAAATGTCAGtcgaaaaaaaactaagaatgCTGCTTCATGTAATGTAACATCTCAACCAGGCCTCCATGGAGTTATTGTTGAGCCCCAGGACTGCTGCTCCCTGTGTCTCCTGGCAGCATCATTGCATCATCCACTGTCTGTTAATGAGGAAGCAGCCTCAGTTGGCGTTAAGGTACCTCCACTGGACCAGACCTGCAATAGAAAGCGCTGAAGATGCTAAGCTCTGTGCAGATGTGCTACTTCTAAACAGGTAATTTCTGGTACATTAATGTATTGCCAGTCACATGTTGAATTATCACTTATTGTCTTACTGTGTGTTGTTGACAATGTCTTTGGTCTCCAGTTGTGTTTCTGAAGCCTGGGCTCTGCTGAAGAAAGGCCACACAGAAAGTGACAACATGGTCATGTACCTCCTCCAGGCTTGTAATAGACTTGGTCTATGTGCAAAGACTTTGATGTGCATCCCTGCAGAATGCAACGTAGGTGAATATCTTGTAATGCAACAAAATTTATGCAAC
Above is a genomic segment from Etheostoma spectabile isolate EspeVRDwgs_2016 chromosome 20, UIUC_Espe_1.0, whole genome shotgun sequence containing:
- the LOC116670422 gene encoding protein ELYS isoform X2 — its product is MLDTQGQWSKALADNNIRAIIRWLQKLTAKGKADVEEILLTFSCWVKRTSEFAKNELLTLCLSHCQGLWMFLDHRAFTRVHMLLQRLRNLLTLAQWAKRHLSSAHLWHGLGIPCVVCRDTFCSSDVRRGCWNREHRALKQHILLGRLVLWWGIMGLLPKKPEAHEVKRISQMWKEMDHSHRNACLKTPRWEKGEMERCRSLIQGMVTQLNRQHGCIWTSEDCTDHCYPPPNLQALLMLVLVPHIDNMSVQALFMYFVLDLANSLQCKDDLLKAFCHAFTIPSSFSQQIRAFWMLDHGHIKASMELLLSPRTAAPCVSWQHHCIIHCLLMRKQPQLALRYLHWTRPAIESAEDAKLCADVLLLNSCVSEAWALLKKGHTESDNMVMYLLQACNRLGLCAKTLMCIPAECNGDRGTVNGTTGSQLLLMNKGRPPCPLSAKLYQAQRINTVSPEELVQLVRKAVMEVRKPHPKISEVVWPEHTERKSKSREMYLSTQALRHLTPSPSPMEMVEETKQTAHTDELEEEQPQHPESPKDISSSEDLSSESVSCFTSALSLPLLRRDRPYVYKSTLTLQRISSFLNDGENQSREEKEEEEEEEEESRTPSSVDGDADPDCLERTMTLDGATDPFFLGNLNNDVLVELVLSSQEGEEGVQTDVLSSEDFFSDAVSRISMDETLPANNNSCRLFLPPQYYSNEVSQPVPSLCEPKVECHSFISPDYGV